The Brienomyrus brachyistius isolate T26 chromosome 9, BBRACH_0.4, whole genome shotgun sequence genome contains the following window.
taaaactaaATGACATAGACATATCCAATAaagtgtgctttaagcattagactatgggggacaatgtgcatcatttatttttcacattatgtatttttgtacgtttttttaaataagtgatattattaataatgtttattaaatttacCCTAATAAAACATTCTATCATTTTACTTTGAACGGACACAGTGCAGTAATTGTAGTGACGCAAAAGTTTTGCAGACTCgttttttattcattaattttgtttttcgACTCTCAAGTCCCCGTAGGGACACCGTAGGAGCTGTAGGGCCACCCTCGATCATTCTCTTTTCTAAGTAATACCGCCCTCTGGTGCCCAGTTGGCCTTATCATTTTTTTCAGCATATCTCATACCCAGTTATAGAATAGACTACGGAGGCGTCCAGATATGGTAATGTCACTGTCttttacatgcaaaaagtgcttATAATCCCGTTGAATATCTACATTTATGTCGTAATATGAATTGTTTTATCAAAAGTGTTTACGATGTATGGTCAAACAAATAGTTAAGTTGCTTTTTGCTGAGAGATTGTTATACATTAAACCCTTTATGCTTATATAGTGAAAGATAATCGACAACCCAAATTCAATAATTTACTAAATGCTTCGGTGGTACAGTATTGGATTAACAGCGTGTGGAGGACACGTTCATGCGGCACTTACTGTCCAAGCCGTTTTTTGGGAATCCCTGGTATTCTGCAGCTGCACTCGGTGAGAAGCTCAATCCCGTATTTCTTTTGTATCAATGAGAAGTTTCTTGTATATTACCTAATATCCTATAGCCTATTCTCATTCTTTCTGTTCCTAACCTGTTTGGTGAATCATTAGGAAGGATTTGAAAGTGACAGTACACTTTTCGGGACCTTTTTTGTCCGGTTAATTTTAATGTTCAAGTCCTTATTAAAAAATGATTTAAGGACATCGACTGCTTGTTGAAATGTGTAACACAGTTGTGACTATATGTCAGTAAAATCGTTGCTGTTATGTTTCTTTTGAGGTCATGGAGAAACCTTGCGTACTGGCGACCAGATTTGGAGCCCCTGGAGGGATCTACCGGTGTTTCGCTCCAGTTATTGAGAAGCATTTCACAGTTATCCCCCATGAAGAATTTGTGAATAACAAGCATCACTTTGCAAATAATATTAGTGCAATTTTTGTGTGGGGAAGCACACTTAAAGTGGACCGCAATCTACTGCAAATCTTACCTAACCTGAAGGTAGTGGTGAATGGCGGCGTGGGTGTGGATCATTTAGATATATCCCTGATCAACAGTTTTGGGATTAAAGTTTGCAATACCCCTCATGTTGTGGACAACGCAACGGCTGATATAGGCATGGCTTTAATGTTGGCAACAGCACGAAATCTCAtatatggtaaatatgagaaaaTGCTTGTATTCTAAGCAGGGGTCAGTAGGGACTTGAGTACCCTGACTGCTTCAGGTGGCTCAGCACATTTCCTTGGCGAGCCAGTATTTCTAGCTATGCCCCTGTTTCCGAGTCTATTGTACACAGCTCCACTGTGTGCTACCTATGAATGAAAATTGTTGTATTTCCTGTTCCTTTTGAACTCTTCTCTTAAAACTCAAGGTTAAAGTGATTTAGCAGTAAATTTCTTGCAGGATACAACTACTCTGCTTCTCACAAAACTGAGGAGTTGGATTTGCCTGAGAGCAGCATGGGCACGGATGTAAGCGGAGCCACCCTCGGCATCATCGGCATGGGAAGGATCGGATACAAAATGGCCAAACGGGCTACTAGCTTCGAGATGAAGATCCTGTACCACAACAGGAACCGTAGGTATGATGTGACAGCGCATGTCGGCTGATAAAACATTACAGAGGAGATGCCTGACACGTTACATTTTGCTTAATAATTTAGGTAGTTTATAAATAAGTACATTTTTTGGATGTTTATGTGCACAGCACAGAGTAAAGCCATGGTAATGTAGAAAATACCCTATTCCCCACAAAGAGTACATTTGTTTTTTCAATATTAAGTGAAATTGCTGGATGCTTATTGTCCGAATAGCTCAGTTTTTAAATACGATCTATCTAAATATTtcttctttcttcttttaaccACACTTGCACTTTTTACACAGGAAAGAAGAGGATGAGAAGGCAGTGGGGGCAGTTTACTGTGAGAAGTTGGATGAACTGCTGCAAAAGTCAGACTTTGTCATGGTTGTGGTCAATCTGTCCCCTGATACACAGAAGCTGATTGGCTGGAGGGAGCTAAGCATGATGAAGCCAACAGGCACCCTCATCAACATCAGCAGAGGTATAATGGCAACATGAGTAATGAAACTGCAGCGCTACTGCATTACTTTTCCTGTTCAGATGACTGCCATGTACTATGCAGTGTACCTGTGTAAAGCGACTTCCTCAAATTCTCACTTCATCACCTGCGATGCCATACAGTATAATTCTGCATACTGAAGATTTGACAGTTTACAAAACATTGCAAAAGAAAGAAATTGGGCCTTGTCACCTATGTCACTGCATTTCAATCTTTCACAGTTGTTAAAAAACACATTACAGTATTAACATGTAACCCTAGAACAGTCTTGTGTGCCACTGAACTTTAATTACAGAATTGAAATTGCGTATTCTGGCTACATTTCCTTACCTGTGTATGATTTTTAATGTTGGCAACAGCACGAAATCTCATATATGGTAAATATGAGGAAATGCTTGTATTCTAAGCAGGTGGCAGTAGGGGATTCATTTTCATTAACATCCACACACCTGAATTGAACTAAATTTTATACTATCAAAAAATAGTACTGTGGTAGCATGCGTGTTTTCCCCTCCTAGGTCCAGTAGTTGACCAGGAGGCTCTAGTACATGCCCTTCAGAGTGGAGTGATTCGAGCTGCAGCCTTAGATGTGACGTACCCTGAACCTCTTCCAAGGTTAGTGCTGGGGAATGACAGATGAATATACCACATTATTGGCTAAAAAATTATTGGCGTTTCTTAGTATCTCCAAGTCTACAATGATAAGAacatttcttctctttttttgtgtttattttgtttatatatatatatatatatgttttgttttgttttttgtctgtGATGCATTTCATCTGTCAGGAGCCACCCTTTGCTGACTCTCCCCAATGTAATTGTGCTGCCCCACATGGGCACCCACACGGTGGAGACGTCGCAGCTGATAGTGGAGAGGATGGTAACCAATGCCTTAGCTGCACTGAGTGGGGACCAGCTTGCTGATGAAGTTAAGGCCTAGTGAGGCAGAAGATTCTCCACGAGTCTGGAAAAAGAACCTGCTTAGTTGACCATCACGTTACAAATAAATGTGCTCATTGCCACAACCACAGCTGAAAATGTGTTGAACGCCCAGACTGTGGTATTTACACATTAATCAATATGTTATAGGCAGAGTTTGGTAATTCTGGTCCAGAGATTAAAAgtccagctgagtactctgtcacggtgtctctttatgctcaaatggttggtttaaataaaatcttggtctggacttttactctctgggccTGATTTACCCAACTTTGTATAGGTATTAGTAATGTATCAGTAGAGGTTTTTCATTAATTGAATTAAAGTCTTGTAATTTCAGACTAGATTCTACACTTTATGAAAGCTTTTATGGCATTCTGCACTGttgaaataaaaatatgatGGCTACTTATCAAATTGCTTTTACATTTTTGTCGGCACGGCAAATcgtacggcaaatctatattgttcaattataaacctaaaattagctgcatcactAGCATTGCGTTTTTCCAGTTTGCAAACTCTACAGATTatctacaaggtaataaaactgttacatacgggTAAATGCGTTGGCAACTCTGGGTGGGCAGTCACCGTAATAATAAAGGTAGATTATGTAATAGGAATGCAATAGAAACAATCTAATTATATGTAAAATGTCTGGTAGATGTTTGTATATTTTTCTGCTGTTCGCAGTTCTCGTTTCGATTACATTTCCTGTTCGAATAAATCAAGACCTAACAAGTCAATAACTTTAGCCAATCAAACGTCACCACCACTGTCAGTAGCAGTTAGCATTAGCTGTAGCCACGTGAATGGAGAGCTTTTAATAGCAGATTTAGCGGTTTGTTGAAGCTATGCTTGTTTCTAGAACTCCGTTTCGTTTCAGAAAATATCCAGCTTTTCAATATATTGGTAATTCGATCCCAAAGATCTGGTTGTTTGCGGAAGTCACACAACTACAATGCTATCAGCTGCTCCCCGGTCTACCGAAGGCAGCAATAGCTGGACTAGGAATCCATACATGCTCCGTTCAGCAGGGCAAAAATTTATTAAAGAAGTTCGACATGAAAACCAAGTAAGTCGGCACAACAACCGAACATTTTTAACTAATCGAGTTATTTATAGAGTATAGGCCACTTCATCCTTGTAATCTTGATCTAATGTCGTGTTTATTATTAATGCACTGTCCACCTTTGAGTATCTTGCTAGTTGGTTAAACCACGTGTATTTAATGTAGATCACAAGGAACATTTTTCATAAAAATTTCTTTGATTGCCCAAATCCTCTTGTATCCTTTGgcatatactgtgtgtgtgtgtgtgtgtgtgtgtgtgtgtgtgtgtgtgtgtgtgtatgtatgtatgtatgtatgtatgtatgtgtgtgtgtgtgtgtgtgtgtgtgtttgtgtgtgtatatatatatatatatatatatatatatatatacatacacacacacaccaaaaaaccaaaacattatgGCAACCCACATATGATACAAAAAAATGGTGATTATCTCAGAATAACTGCACTAATCGAGATATATGGCAAGCAAACTGCTCATTTTTATGGGCCATGAGTTGGATGCAGGAGAAATGCAGAAGCATAAAGATCCTAGTGACTAACAAGGGACCGATAGTCATGACCAGACAGCTGGGTTGCAGCATCTCCAGAATGGCAAGGCTTGTGCGGTGCTCGTGGTGCTCATGGTCAGCAGCCGACAACGTTGGAGGAGGGACTGCCACGGACCAGCGACAGATGGTTGATTGGTGCACAGGGGTAATGAAGGCTGTCCTGTCTAGTGCAGAGAAACAAAATTTCTACTGTGGCACAACTGGTTAGATCTACGGTAACTGAATTACAACAGAATCTTGCCACTGTTTGAAATGATCTGACTTGCTTGGAATTCCATTGGTTCTCCTGCTGTTGTATCTCAGCTATCAAATTATACCTTATAATGGGTTGCACCCTTCACCAAATACATGACATTTTGAGAATGGAATTTCCTCTGCTGTAGAATTGCCCTACTGATGGAAAATTTTAACACTGCCCATGAAAATCATGACACACAGTTCACTGCACCCTGCGGCATATAGAGATGCGTAGGCCCAAACCAATCAGAGTGCCCATGCTTACCCATCTTAGCTGAATGCCTGCAATAGGCACGCAATCATCGGGGCTAGACCTTGGGCCAGTGGAAGAAGATCGTCTCGGCTGATGCGACCTGTTTCCTCGTACATCATGTGTGCACCATTTCAATGGGGAATAGATGAGATCAGGGTGCACTGTAGGAAGCAGACAAGCTGGTGGAGGGAGTGTCAAGCTCTGGATTATGTTCTGGGGAAACTCTCGGTCTGGCCATTCATCTGGCAGGTACTTTAATGCGTGACACCTATCACAACATCGTTTTGGATCATGTACGGCCATTTCTGGCAATAGTATTTCCCGATGGCAGTGACCTCAGTTAACTGGATAATGTGTCCTGTCCTGCCACACTGCATGAACTGTTCAGAAACAGTTTGTGGAACAAGCAGGCCATGGTGTTGCCCTGACCTCCATGTTCCCCAGATCTGAATCCTGTCAGGCATCTCCGGGGAGTTCCGGAAACGGAAGTCCGATCCACTGCGGCTCCACAGCATATTAGGCAGGTagtcataatgttttggctctttggtgtgtgtgtctttgtgtgaatataatatatatgcacacatgcTGACAATATCAGTTCCTTATGGTATTAGTCTCCTCAAAGCCTTTTGAATTTATCTTCTCCTGGTGATTGCAACTGATATTGCAAATATTTAACTGTTTTTCTATTACAGGAAAAAACTTTGGTACAAAAACAATTTTCTTCCCAAACAAGTGAGAATATTTTTTCTCTTTTAAGCCAGTTAATCTCTTTCGATTGTATGGCAGTATAACAAACTAACACTTTGCGTTATCTGAGACAGATGGCACCGTCCACTCACACTGATGGGTTGAATCTGACCACGCAAAGGAAGCAGAATCACGGAGAAAGCGCAAGAATAAAGATTCTGAACAACCTTCTGTTCAAGGCTATCAGCGATCTTCTGAGCACGGCTGAAGTTAGCCCTGAAATTTACAACCTGGGATTAGAGATTTCTAAAGTAAGATCTTATACTTGTGGGAAAGACCGGTCACAGATTTATTTGGGGAAATTTACTTGTTTTGGTTAATATCTTTAAAGCAAAAGAGTTATTCTTGTTTACAGAATAACAAAGGAATAATGAGAAGATTTGTCGAATGACATTTAAACACAACATTTAAATTTATAATTAGAAGATTACAATAAATGGCCATCAATGTAGTGATTGGTGAATATAACAATTCCCTGGATTacaattatatataattttaaaccTCAGGCCATAATATCCTCTCTAAATATTAGATTCAGTATTGCCATTTTTCaagaaattgattttttttgcattaaaacAATATCTGATTACATAgtgattttaaataaatgttgtATCACTTTTTGTAGTTTTCAGTTGTCATGGACAAACTGGTGTAGTAAAGTAGGAAGGTGTAAACAAAAAAAGATTTAACATTATAATACTATAAAATTCGGCATATTATAATTAAATCGGTGTAAATGATGTGCCTCGCTGTAAGGTCTCACTGGCAGGGGATTACTCAAGCTGCCGTATTTACTGGAGGACAAGTGGGACCCATGAAAAGGACAGTCAGATTCAACGAACACTGGATCGCTGCGCTCCTCGGATAAGGTAGTGCCAGATATCGTCAGCAGGGGgctctctcctctgctctccctggtgctGGTCAAGTTGACTAAATATTGTAAAGAACATCCCTGcctggttgtttttttttccctgtttcatatattttaatgcTAATGTAATTTACATTGATAATCAAATTAACCTTTTCTGAGAGGAATTATATATAAAGTattgcagtttacatggtataaTTGACCAATTCTGATATGAATCATTTTGAAAATAAACGCATTGAAATTTGTGGTAGGTATCTTCTCATTTCGCATCAGATCATGGGCAGCGTTCCTCCGGTGTTGTTCCTCAAAGACAAAGTGTATGCTGCCATTTCCGAGGTACTGCACTTCTtaaatagaaattattctagaaaTGCACATACTACCTTGATCTGTCGAAGAGGTGTCTACCTTTTCCTGAGATCATTCACAACTCATTGAAATGAAACGGTTTTGGATACCGAGACCAGCAAAAGTACATTTCCACAGAGGATCACTGCTTGTTTCTAGGTTGAAAATCTGCTGAAGATAGCTGACCTTGGTGAAAAATTCACCGAGGAGGAAATATTTGAACCGAGTGTAAAGGATGGGTGAGAAATCTGATTACTTCTATTTTGTTTAGTTTAACTTTGTCTTCTCACAGTCATTTTAGATTGCAGATTACATTAATCGGTACTGTAAGATACTGGAGATACCTTACCTTCTATCATTTGCTTGTTTACACAGAGAATCTGATCGGAGAGGAAAGTTGTGTATTTCCAAACAGACTAATTTGTTTGGCATTGACCATGAAGCACTGATGAAACAGATACTGGAGCACAAACAGAAGCGGAGAGACCACCGAAACGACGACTGTACCGCGGTATCCATGCAACAGCACCTTGACTTACTGGAGGACCTAAGGAAGCAAAAAATAATTGataagaagaaaagaaaattgaAACGTCTCATTGACGACAACGACGACATCACACCAGAGGACTACCTGCTGGCCAGGTAtaggcaggaggaggaggaaaaggaaGATCGAGAGGATGAGGAATATGGAGATGGAACTGCACGGGTCAACAGCTTTATGGAAAAGGAGGAGAAAAGCTCAAAACCCTGTACATgaaaaaatgcagtttttttgtttattttggtgGTCTGGTTCTCCGCTGCTATGCTTGTGTTGCTCATGTTATTAAGATCATTGTGTATTGCAGACTGATGATTGATTCTGAATAATTTGAGTTGCCCAGTAAATGTAAGTCCTAGCAGATGATGCGCTGGCAGGGCAGAAGTTGATTTTATATAATCTAGGGAGGGTTTCTCCCCTCTTTGTGGTCATTTCTCTATGCTATACAGAAGCCAAATTGCTGACATCTTACAAGTTGAACAATGGCCTTATTGCAGTTAGTCCTAGTTTCAGCTGTTTACTCAAATCTCACGAAGCAGTTAACTGGTCTAAAATTTGAAAGGAAAACTCATGCATTGTGAAACAGTGGATTTGGATGTGTTAAATAGCTGGTGTCAGTGATACccagaaaagttttgagaactCGCTTGAGACAAGTCACCCTTTAACACTTAAGCTAACTTCcgtgttctgcaaagcaatggtggggggtctggagcctatcccagaagctaggGGCACAAggaagggaacagcccaggacggggggccagcccatcgcagggcgcacactcacacaccattcagtcacacaaggacacctacggacaatttggCAACGTCAATTAaactcggcatgtttttggactgtggggggaaaccagagtactcaGAGCAATCCCCATGACGACACAGgaagatcatgcaaactccacacagagaaGCCAGGCAAAAACTTGATCCCAGGTCCCATAAATGTGAGGCACCAGTACTAATCACTGTACCAGTGTGCTGCCCTGAGTGTGTGGCTGTCAAATAGAATTTTCTGCAAAGTGTTACATGAGAAACAAATCAAGTTGCAGACAAAGGGAATAGTATAGATTGCAAGGTTTTTGTTCAAAAGgtgtttaatttaaaaatatggcAAGAATTTCCCCCTTATCCTCCATTAAGTACAACTACAATATAGAAATATTAAATTAGTTTAACTACAAAATATACAACTGGGACAAGTTCAAATACACCAAAAAAGATATAGAATTTGTCTATGAAAAGACtggtgattttattttattttccattatAGTGTCTTAAGTCATTGAAATAGTTACAGATTAAGTATTTTCACAATCTTATACAAGACCTTATTAGACAGGCCAGAATACTGCTGTGGTATATTTAGTTTTGCATGTCAGAAAAGCTCTTACTATATACCATATTCCGAACAAAGTGAGCGTGACTTTTATGGGTGATTTTCAATATGTCAATTTTTGAAAATCTCAAACAATGTAAGAATTTGTCTCATATTTTTCTCGTAATGTCTAACTGACATTTTGGATACTTTTAAGAGTTTCACCTACGAAACATAAATTTTTTAGTGGTTTTCCTGATTGTCGAGAACACAAACAAGTAGTTATTGGTAGTAATATTTGTATgcaactataaaataaattgtAAATAGTTTTTGAGAAAGACACCATTCTAAAAACACTTAAAACTATCAAAAGAAACCATAACCTATTCTTACATGATTTTGCAACAGGAAAACAAATTAAACAAGTTCTAATAATGCAGTATGTGGTATGAGGTCATAAGTAACATTGTGTGACACAGGACCTAGCGGAAATAGTTTCAAACTGAGTATATGCGTACCTGGAGATACCTGGAAACAAGTGACACTACTCGTGGAAGATTGGGGACAAATCAGGAACAGTGTGTCAAACTAGGGGGACAGGGCCCTGAGCCAGGGTCAGGTCCGTCCCCATCCATGGCTAGACTTAGACCGCCTCCACTGTCTGCTCCTCAGCACGGACAGCCTCCTGGACGTAGACAATGAACTGCGAGGCATCCTCCCCTTGTGTGTAC
Protein-coding sequences here:
- the rbfa gene encoding putative ribosome-binding factor A, mitochondrial, with translation MAPSTHTDGLNLTTQRKQNHGESARIKILNNLLFKAISDLLSTAEVSPEIYNLGLEISKVSLAGDYSSCRIYWRTSGTHEKDSQIQRTLDRCAPRIRYLLISHQIMGSVPPVLFLKDKVYAAISEVENLLKIADLGEKFTEEEIFEPSVKDGESDRRGKLCISKQTNLFGIDHEALMKQILEHKQKRRDHRNDDCTAVSMQQHLDLLEDLRKQKIIDKKKRKLKRLIDDNDDITPEDYLLARYRQEEEEKEDREDEEYGDGTARVNSFMEKEEKSSKPCT
- the zgc:136493 gene encoding probable 2-ketogluconate reductase isoform X1 produces the protein MYWINSVWRTRSCGTYCPSRFLGIPGILQLHSVMEKPCVLATRFGAPGGIYRCFAPVIEKHFTVIPHEEFVNNKHHFANNISAIFVWGSTLKVDRNLLQILPNLKVVVNGGVGVDHLDISLINSFGIKVCNTPHVVDNATADIGMALMLATARNLIYGYNYSASHKTEELDLPESSMGTDVSGATLGIIGMGRIGYKMAKRATSFEMKILYHNRNRRKEEDEKAVGAVYCEKLDELLQKSDFVMVVVNLSPDTQKLIGWRELSMMKPTGTLINISRGPVVDQEALVHALQSGVIRAAALDVTYPEPLPRSHPLLTLPNVIVLPHMGTHTVETSQLIVERMVTNALAALSGDQLADEVKA
- the zgc:136493 gene encoding probable 2-ketogluconate reductase isoform X2, which produces MEKPCVLATRFGAPGGIYRCFAPVIEKHFTVIPHEEFVNNKHHFANNISAIFVWGSTLKVDRNLLQILPNLKVVVNGGVGVDHLDISLINSFGIKVCNTPHVVDNATADIGMALMLATARNLIYGYNYSASHKTEELDLPESSMGTDVSGATLGIIGMGRIGYKMAKRATSFEMKILYHNRNRRKEEDEKAVGAVYCEKLDELLQKSDFVMVVVNLSPDTQKLIGWRELSMMKPTGTLINISRGPVVDQEALVHALQSGVIRAAALDVTYPEPLPRSHPLLTLPNVIVLPHMGTHTVETSQLIVERMVTNALAALSGDQLADEVKA